A region from the Bacillus sp. BGMRC 2118 genome encodes:
- a CDS encoding metallophosphoesterase gives MGKQYSRRTFLKKALTLTVGTILTTMAGYSYVRYFEPSQLEINRYTYQAPLIPQKFNGIKILQFSDTHIGHYYDIEKFKTLIKKINKEEPDLVFFTGDLIDAPDLYKDGNKLIPLLHSIQAPLGKFAIYGNHDHGGYGTESYKKIMESAGFTLLVNTFSPITILKEQIVVAGLDDYMLGRPDFEETLREIPENMFTIFLAHEPDVAKISQSYPVHLQLSGHSHGGQIKLPFIGPIVTPPYATDYTEGFYELGNYPLTVYVNRGLGTTRVPFRFLSKPEIAVFTLQSSTT, from the coding sequence ATGGGTAAACAATATTCGAGAAGAACATTCTTAAAAAAAGCATTAACACTGACAGTAGGTACTATTCTCACAACGATGGCAGGATATTCGTATGTGAGATATTTTGAGCCTAGTCAGCTAGAAATAAACCGATATACATATCAGGCACCACTCATTCCTCAAAAATTTAACGGAATTAAAATTCTCCAATTTAGTGATACACACATAGGGCATTATTATGACATTGAAAAGTTTAAAACACTCATAAAGAAAATAAATAAAGAAGAACCCGATCTTGTTTTTTTTACAGGTGATTTAATTGACGCACCAGATTTATATAAAGATGGAAATAAGCTAATACCACTGCTTCATTCTATCCAAGCACCACTTGGGAAATTCGCCATATATGGTAACCATGACCACGGAGGCTATGGAACAGAATCCTATAAAAAGATCATGGAGAGTGCTGGCTTTACTCTACTAGTCAACACTTTTTCTCCCATAACAATATTGAAAGAACAAATCGTTGTTGCAGGACTTGATGATTATATGCTGGGTCGTCCGGATTTTGAAGAAACATTACGAGAAATACCTGAAAATATGTTTACCATCTTCCTAGCACATGAACCGGATGTGGCTAAAATAAGTCAATCCTATCCTGTTCACCTACAGTTATCTGGGCATAGTCACGGTGGACAAATTAAGCTTCCCTTTATTGGTCCTATTGTAACACCACCTTATGCAACAGATTATACAGAAGGGTTCTATGAACTTGGCAACTATCCCTTAACAGTATATGTGAATAGAGGTCTTGGTACGACACGCGTTCCATTCCGTTTTTTATCGAAACCTGAGATAGCCGTTTTCACGTTACAATCATCAACAACATAA
- a CDS encoding EAL domain-containing protein: MRYKMSRMMPLLDDSDWNKDYVDKMEKIINEIILSAIKDLVYLMKVEEDGSFRYLYANNEALKYASISEETIGKTLQESLPVEVAEHLQAQYEEAVCKKEPLAFQDFVTINEEQIYGESILTPIFDEQGKCQFVVSVTRDITDKVIEKLRLSESEQRYRSLMDHNMDAVCSLTKSGVILQANPSAYSITGYTERELKHLNISDLLIEEHVRIVQDALVFTSEGNTRDNLTCQFIHKNGELIHAQVKMIPIVVNNEITGVYIIIRDITEQVKNDEVMKFIAYHDHLTGLPNRSLLKEQIQHYIERAHDESGQFALMYLDLDRFKFLNDSMGHNVGDLLLKEVAVRLTSIEGFEITVYRQGGDEFILIAEDINRISSVIIAEKVLELFKQPFLLTAQEFYVTPSVGISLYPNDGTDGETLIKNADTALYQVKERGRGHYQFYSNDMQKGDSQSMLLETCLRRAIEKDELILNFQPQIDLYTGEINSFEALLRWNCGLLGFVSPADFIPLAEETGLIIPIGEWVIEEVCRQIKEWNQKGYHNLIIAVNLSARQFQQPNLVEIIKHAIDKNNIDASQLEIEITEGAMQDTKETILILHRLKDLGVQISIDDFGTGYSSLSYLKRFPLNTLKIDQSFVRDVLTDNKDAAITTTIIHLAESLGFNVIAEGVEQKEQADFLRKVACHKAQGFLFSKPKPAEQIEQEYLMK; the protein is encoded by the coding sequence ATGCGATACAAGATGAGCAGGATGATGCCGCTACTTGATGATAGCGATTGGAATAAAGACTATGTCGATAAAATGGAAAAGATTATAAATGAAATTATATTGAGTGCAATAAAGGACTTAGTCTACTTAATGAAAGTAGAGGAAGACGGTTCTTTTCGTTATCTTTATGCTAATAATGAAGCATTAAAGTATGCGAGTATCTCTGAAGAAACAATAGGGAAAACATTACAAGAAAGCTTGCCTGTTGAAGTTGCAGAGCATCTACAAGCTCAATATGAAGAGGCAGTTTGTAAAAAAGAGCCTCTTGCGTTTCAGGATTTTGTCACGATTAATGAAGAACAAATATATGGGGAATCGATTTTAACACCAATTTTCGATGAACAGGGTAAATGTCAATTTGTTGTTAGTGTAACGAGGGACATTACAGATAAAGTGATTGAGAAGTTAAGACTTAGTGAAAGTGAGCAACGGTACCGTTCCTTAATGGATCATAACATGGATGCGGTTTGTTCACTTACTAAAAGCGGGGTAATTTTGCAGGCGAATCCTTCTGCCTATTCTATAACAGGATATACGGAACGAGAACTTAAGCATCTTAATATTTCTGACTTATTAATTGAAGAACATGTAAGGATTGTTCAAGATGCTCTTGTATTTACTAGCGAAGGGAATACACGTGATAACTTAACTTGTCAATTTATTCATAAAAATGGTGAACTTATTCATGCCCAAGTAAAGATGATCCCAATTGTTGTGAACAATGAAATAACAGGTGTTTACATTATAATACGTGATATTACAGAACAAGTGAAAAATGATGAGGTTATGAAATTTATCGCTTATCATGATCACCTTACAGGACTCCCTAATCGTAGTCTATTAAAAGAACAAATTCAACATTACATTGAAAGAGCTCATGACGAATCAGGACAGTTTGCACTTATGTATTTAGATTTAGACCGTTTCAAATTCCTGAATGACAGTATGGGTCATAATGTGGGAGATCTGTTATTAAAGGAAGTGGCTGTGCGCCTTACCTCAATAGAAGGCTTTGAGATAACGGTTTATCGTCAAGGTGGAGACGAATTTATCTTAATTGCTGAAGATATTAATCGTATATCCTCAGTTATTATTGCTGAAAAGGTACTCGAGTTATTTAAACAGCCGTTTTTGTTAACGGCTCAAGAATTTTATGTAACCCCTAGTGTAGGAATTAGTCTGTATCCTAATGATGGAACAGACGGGGAAACATTAATAAAAAATGCTGATACCGCCCTTTATCAAGTGAAGGAACGTGGGAGAGGGCACTATCAATTTTATTCAAATGACATGCAAAAAGGTGATTCACAATCAATGCTCCTTGAAACATGTCTCCGGAGAGCAATTGAAAAGGATGAGCTCATCCTAAACTTCCAACCTCAAATTGATTTATATACGGGTGAAATTAACAGTTTTGAAGCACTATTAAGATGGAACTGCGGATTACTTGGATTTGTATCACCAGCAGATTTTATTCCATTAGCGGAGGAAACAGGGTTAATTATTCCGATTGGTGAATGGGTCATTGAAGAGGTATGTCGTCAAATAAAAGAATGGAATCAAAAAGGCTATCACAACCTAATTATTGCTGTTAATTTATCAGCCAGACAATTCCAACAACCAAATTTAGTTGAGATTATCAAACATGCAATAGATAAAAATAATATAGATGCAAGTCAATTAGAAATTGAAATAACAGAAGGTGCCATGCAAGATACGAAGGAAACAATATTGATCTTGCACCGTCTAAAGGATTTAGGGGTTCAAATCTCAATAGATGATTTTGGAACAGGATATTCCTCACTAAGCTATTTGAAAAGATTTCCGTTAAATACGCTGAAAATTGATCAGTCATTTGTAAGAGATGTGTTAACGGATAATAAAGATGCGGCAATCACAACAACGATTATCCACCTTGCAGAAAGTTTAGGATTCAATGTTATTGCTGAAGGAGTCGAGCAAAAGGAGCAGGCAGATTTCTTGAGAAAGGTAGCTTGTCATAAAGCTCAAGGTTTTCTATTTAGTAAACCAAAGCCCGCTGAACAAATCGAACAAGAATATTTAATGAAATAA
- a CDS encoding CrcB family protein, translating to MTFLAVCIGGIFGAIGRYIIGVITTKYLTNAYVSTLIVNGTGSFALGVFMNKYHSLPSLIFIMITVGLIGSFTTYSTFALDCVKFIHQKRWIACLYYISGTLSISIGLFGVGYWII from the coding sequence ATGACATTTTTAGCTGTATGCATTGGCGGGATCTTTGGGGCAATAGGTAGATATATAATAGGTGTTATAACCACTAAATATCTTACAAATGCTTATGTTTCAACTTTAATTGTAAATGGAACAGGTTCTTTCGCACTTGGTGTTTTCATGAATAAGTACCATTCATTACCAAGTCTAATTTTCATTATGATAACCGTTGGATTAATTGGTTCGTTTACAACATATTCCACGTTTGCGCTAGATTGTGTGAAGTTTATACATCAAAAAAGATGGATAGCTTGCTTGTACTATATAAGTGGTACATTATCTATATCTATTGGTTTATTTGGAGTTGGCTATTGGATTATATAG
- a CDS encoding CrcB family protein: protein MEVVYVALGGMIGAGSRYGISTFVTVPLVGTLIVNVVGCLLIGSIYALLSTKKENSWIWPFIATGVCGGFTTMSTLSLELVSLMNEGFTIIALAYLVSTILLGIGGVILGISATIKIMGTQGSDGT, encoded by the coding sequence ATAGAAGTTGTGTATGTTGCCCTCGGGGGTATGATAGGAGCAGGGTCAAGATATGGAATAAGTACTTTTGTTACTGTTCCACTAGTGGGAACCCTAATTGTTAATGTAGTTGGCTGTCTTCTAATTGGAAGTATTTATGCCCTCCTAAGTACAAAGAAGGAAAACAGTTGGATATGGCCGTTTATTGCAACAGGTGTATGCGGAGGTTTTACGACGATGTCTACATTATCGTTGGAACTCGTATCTTTAATGAATGAAGGATTTACCATAATAGCACTTGCCTATTTAGTGAGTACCATACTATTAGGTATCGGTGGTGTAATACTCGGAATTTCAGCAACAATAAAAATCATGGGAACACAAGGAAGTGATGGAACATGA
- a CDS encoding penicillin-binding protein, protein MYPAYRTTHHHDQRFPFYPALPFLAGLAVSPFLYGPRPYYGYGYWGPRPRPYYPPFYGPGYWW, encoded by the coding sequence ATGTATCCTGCTTATCGTACAACTCATCATCATGATCAACGGTTTCCGTTTTACCCTGCACTTCCCTTTTTAGCTGGCTTAGCTGTCAGTCCATTTTTATATGGTCCTAGACCTTACTATGGATATGGCTATTGGGGTCCTAGACCTCGTCCGTATTACCCACCATTTTATGGCCCAGGTTATTGGTGGTAA
- a CDS encoding L,D-transpeptidase family protein — protein MIHITKRGETLESIALDYRTTVQVLMQENTISNPNIIYVGQPITIPGLPSPDSIPYTIWVSLSKKTLRLYNQYKLVKIYPVAIGRMLHQTPVGDFVIVNREPNPGGPFGKMWLSLSKIHYGIHGTNNPSSIGKAVSLGCIRMYNEDVIELSTIVPNGTGVFIRP, from the coding sequence ATGATCCATATTACAAAGCGAGGAGAAACATTAGAAAGCATCGCCCTGGATTACCGAACGACTGTACAAGTACTCATGCAGGAGAATACCATTTCAAATCCCAATATCATCTATGTGGGTCAACCCATTACGATCCCCGGATTACCTTCACCTGACAGCATTCCTTATACCATTTGGGTATCACTTTCGAAAAAGACCCTGAGACTTTATAACCAATATAAATTAGTGAAAATCTACCCTGTTGCAATTGGGAGAATGCTGCATCAAACACCAGTAGGAGATTTCGTCATTGTAAACAGGGAACCAAACCCAGGAGGTCCTTTCGGAAAGATGTGGTTGAGCTTATCGAAGATTCACTATGGTATCCACGGTACCAATAACCCAAGCTCCATTGGAAAAGCTGTCTCGTTAGGCTGTATTCGTATGTACAACGAAGACGTAATAGAACTCTCTACAATTGTCCCTAATGGAACTGGTGTTTTTATACGGCCTTAA